Proteins from a single region of Streptomyces spinoverrucosus:
- a CDS encoding anti-sigma factor, translating into MSQIAGEPATQDFVEVRLPAAGAYLSVLRTATAGLAARLDFTLDEIEDLRIAVDEACAILLQQAVPGSVLSCVFRLVDDSLEVTVSAPTTDGHAPSRDTFAWTVLSALAGKVSSAVDDDKTVSISLYKQRGAGPGPA; encoded by the coding sequence GTGTCCCAGATCGCAGGCGAGCCCGCGACCCAGGACTTCGTGGAAGTCCGGCTGCCGGCCGCGGGTGCCTACCTGTCGGTGCTGCGGACGGCCACGGCCGGCCTCGCGGCCCGTTTGGACTTCACCCTCGACGAGATCGAGGACCTGCGCATCGCGGTGGACGAGGCCTGCGCGATCCTGCTCCAGCAGGCCGTGCCCGGCTCGGTGCTCAGCTGTGTCTTCCGGCTCGTCGACGACTCGCTGGAGGTCACCGTCTCGGCGCCCACGACCGACGGTCACGCCCCGTCGCGGGACACCTTCGCCTGGACCGTGCTGTCCGCCCTCGCGGGCAAGGTCTCCTCCGCCGTGGACGACGACAAAACCGTTTCGATCAGCCTCTACAAACAGCGCGGCGCGGGACCCGGGCCGGCGTGA
- a CDS encoding UBP-type zinc finger domain-containing protein yields MKQCTHSDELPHQEPGPLSETCPVCLAEGVHPVQLRLCLTCGFVGCCDSSPGRHATEHFKESGHPVMRTFEPGENWRWCFVDHVLV; encoded by the coding sequence ATGAAACAGTGCACGCACTCCGACGAGCTGCCGCACCAGGAACCCGGCCCTCTCAGCGAGACCTGCCCCGTGTGTCTGGCGGAGGGAGTGCATCCCGTGCAGCTGCGGCTGTGTCTCACCTGCGGCTTTGTCGGCTGCTGCGACTCCTCACCGGGCCGGCACGCGACCGAGCATTTCAAGGAGTCCGGTCATCCGGTGATGAGGACGTTCGAACCGGGGGAGAATTGGCGATGGTGCTTCGTGGACCACGTGCTCGTGTGA
- a CDS encoding WhiB family transcriptional regulator has protein sequence MDWRHNAVCREEDPELFFPIGNTGPALLQIEEAKAVCRRCPVIEQCLQWALESGQDSGVWGGLSEDERRAMKRRAARNRARQASA, from the coding sequence ATGGACTGGCGTCACAACGCCGTTTGCCGCGAGGAAGACCCCGAGCTGTTCTTCCCCATCGGCAACACCGGTCCTGCGCTGCTGCAGATCGAGGAAGCCAAGGCCGTCTGCCGTCGCTGCCCGGTGATCGAGCAGTGTCTGCAGTGGGCGCTCGAGTCCGGCCAGGACTCCGGCGTCTGGGGTGGTCTCAGCGAGGACGAGCGCCGCGCCATGAAGCGCCGCGCCGCCCGCAACCGGGCCCGTCAGGCCTCCGCCTGA
- a CDS encoding diacylglycerol/lipid kinase family protein: protein MRALLVVNPAATTTSARTRDVLIHALASEMKLEAVTTEYRGHARDLGRQAAESDDIDLVVALGGDGTVNEVVNGLLHNGPAPGHVPGLAVVPGGSTNVFARALGLPNDAVEATGALLDALREGSERTVGLGLTSGTRGTEDEAVPSRWFTFNAGLGFDAGVVGRVEQQRERGRKSTHALYVRQVLRQLLGEPSRRQGAITLERAGEDPVTDLLLCIASNTAPWTFLGNRPMYASPKASFDTGLDVFGLSRMSTAAVARYGTQLLTSSPERGPRGKHAVSLHDLSEFTLHSKVPLPLQMDGDHLGLRTSVTFTGVRRALRVIV, encoded by the coding sequence ATGCGTGCACTTCTCGTGGTCAATCCGGCGGCAACCACCACAAGCGCACGTACGCGCGATGTCCTGATTCATGCCCTCGCCAGCGAGATGAAGCTGGAGGCGGTCACCACCGAGTACCGCGGGCACGCGCGCGACCTGGGCCGGCAGGCCGCGGAGAGCGACGACATCGACCTCGTGGTCGCCCTCGGCGGCGACGGCACGGTCAACGAGGTCGTCAACGGCCTGCTGCACAACGGCCCCGCCCCCGGCCACGTCCCCGGCCTCGCCGTGGTTCCCGGCGGTTCCACCAATGTCTTCGCCCGCGCCCTGGGTCTGCCCAACGACGCCGTCGAGGCGACCGGCGCCCTGCTGGACGCGCTGCGCGAGGGCAGCGAGCGGACCGTCGGACTCGGCCTGACCTCGGGCACGAGGGGCACCGAGGACGAGGCGGTGCCGTCCCGCTGGTTCACCTTCAACGCGGGGCTCGGCTTCGACGCCGGTGTCGTCGGCCGGGTCGAGCAGCAGCGCGAGCGCGGCCGGAAGTCGACGCACGCGCTTTACGTCCGTCAGGTGCTGCGCCAGTTGCTGGGCGAGCCGAGCCGCCGGCAGGGCGCGATCACCCTGGAGCGGGCGGGCGAGGACCCGGTGACGGATCTGCTGCTGTGCATAGCGTCGAACACCGCCCCCTGGACGTTTCTCGGCAATCGCCCGATGTACGCCTCGCCCAAGGCGTCGTTCGACACGGGACTCGATGTGTTCGGCCTCAGCCGGATGTCGACGGCCGCGGTTGCCCGGTATGGCACCCAGTTGCTTACTTCGTCCCCCGAGCGTGGACCCCGTGGCAAGCATGCCGTCTCGCTGCACGATCTGAGTGAGTTCACCTTGCATTCGAAGGTGCCGCTGCCCCTTCAGATGGACGGTGACCACCTGGGACTGCGTACCAGCGTGACGTTCACAGGCGTACGCCGTGCACTGCGTGTGATTGTGTGA